The Arvicola amphibius chromosome 4, mArvAmp1.2, whole genome shotgun sequence genome includes the window TTGTTGGCCAGCACCAGCACCGGCACCCCCTGATTGTCGGAGGCTTTGCTGATTCGGTGGAGCTCCACCTTGGCCTCCTCTAACCTCTCAGTCTCTGCGGAGTCCACCACAAACACCAGTCCATCTGTCCGGCGGGTGTAGGAGCGCCATAGTGGCCGCAGCTTCTCCTGACCCCCAACATCCCACACTTGGAAAGTAATTCCACGGGACCCCCCCAAGGGCACGCGGATCTTCTCAGTGTTGAAGCCCTTGGTGGGGACACTCTGCACAAACTCCTTGAACTTGAGGCGGTAGAGAAGGGACGTTTTCCCTGCCGAGTCCAGCCCAATGACCACAACATGCAGGGCCTGGAAGTGGGGCAAAAAGGATGAGGCTGTGGGTGCCATGTCAGTCAAGTGGTTCCCCATGGTGTGCTAGGGTGCAGGGTGGACCTGAAGAGAAGGCCTGGGGCTCCAGCAGAGGCCCGGAGGAGGAAGCCTTGAAATGGCAGGTAGCACAAACTGGGTTATCTAAACAAGGAAAagtcaagagaggaaagaaaaagggttaGAATAAACACAACTTTACCACTTCTGGACCCTTTCCTAAATCAACATCCCACTATTCTAAAaatcctttttaattaaaacGGATTTTTACGTTTCTCTTTTTTCACACTAAAAACTATTTTGTGCATGTGTAAACCACATACAGCTTGAGTGTGGGATTCAGGACAACTTGCTCGTgtatgtgggtctcagggaccTAACAGGGTCCTCAGGCTTCAGGGCAGGCgcttttaaccactaaaccaCCTCACGTGCCTGCCTCCTTACCCCTTAAAACGAAAAAAGAGGCTACAGGTGTAACACGGACATTCTCATGCCCAGGGGCCCTAGAAGAGGCTCC containing:
- the Arl4d gene encoding ADP-ribosylation factor-like protein 4D, with product MGNHLTDMAPTASSFLPHFQALHVVVIGLDSAGKTSLLYRLKFKEFVQSVPTKGFNTEKIRVPLGGSRGITFQVWDVGGQEKLRPLWRSYTRRTDGLVFVVDSAETERLEEAKVELHRISKASDNQGVPVLVLANKQDQPGALSAAEVEKRLAVRELAAATLTHVQGCSAVDGLGLQPGLERLYEMILKRKKAPRASKKRR